One part of the Gammaproteobacteria bacterium genome encodes these proteins:
- the nadC gene encoding carboxylating nicotinate-nucleotide diphosphorylase, with protein MQTDSRARTGPNAVIVGEDVRRALAEDVGGGDVTARLVPEGLRAEGAVISREAAVLCGRAWFEAVFEQLGGGVSVEWALADGAPVTAGETLCRLGGPARTLLTGERTALNFLQTLSGTATRTAAYRARIGDLPVVLLDTRKTLPGLRHAQKYAVRCGGGANHRLGLYDGILIKENHIATSGSITRAIENARALASGLPIEAEVEDLAGAAEAIAAGADIVLLDNFDLDTLREAVVRHRGQALLEASGGITLDNIRAIALTGVDRISIGALTKDVFATDLSMRLHFVR; from the coding sequence ATGCAGACAGACTCCCGGGCAAGGACCGGACCGAATGCCGTCATCGTGGGCGAGGACGTGCGCCGCGCGCTCGCCGAGGACGTCGGCGGCGGCGACGTGACCGCGCGCCTGGTGCCGGAGGGGCTGCGCGCCGAGGGGGCGGTCATCAGCCGGGAGGCGGCCGTGCTGTGCGGGCGGGCCTGGTTCGAGGCGGTGTTCGAACAGCTCGGCGGCGGCGTGTCGGTGGAATGGGCGCTGGCCGATGGCGCGCCGGTCACCGCGGGAGAGACACTGTGCCGCCTAGGGGGGCCGGCGCGCACGCTCCTCACCGGCGAGCGCACGGCGCTCAATTTCCTGCAGACCCTGTCCGGCACGGCGACCCGGACCGCGGCCTACCGCGCGCGCATCGGCGACCTGCCGGTCGTCCTGCTCGACACCCGCAAGACGCTGCCGGGGCTGCGCCACGCGCAGAAATACGCCGTGCGCTGCGGCGGCGGCGCCAACCATCGCCTCGGACTCTACGACGGCATCCTGATCAAGGAGAATCACATCGCGACCAGCGGCTCGATCACGCGGGCGATCGAGAACGCCCGCGCGCTCGCCAGCGGCCTGCCGATCGAGGCCGAGGTCGAGGACCTCGCGGGCGCGGCCGAGGCGATCGCGGCCGGGGCCGACATCGTGCTGCTGGACAATTTCGACCTCGACACCCTGCGCGAGGCCGTCGTCCGCCACCGGGGACAGGCCCTGCTCGAGGCCTCGGGCGGCATCACGCTCGACAACATCCGCGCGATCGCCCTGACCGGGGTGGATCGCATCTCCATCGGCGCATTGACGAAGGATGTTTTTGCGACCGACCTCTCAATGCGTTTGCACTTTGTCCGATAA
- the tadA gene encoding Flp pilus assembly complex ATPase component TadA encodes MDAEPGVDLKKIETTEMLEEVLRNHKEAPKLRLGEILVKEKLITQHNLDEALAAQKNYRAQGKNVQLGQVLMDLGIINMSEIMQALSEKLGIPFIDLVNFKINPEAIKYIPEEMVRQYGMVPIHSFNNKLVVALENPMDREALDAARFHSNLFIEPVMASKSAVENTITTLYTMSSIDSESLDDYTVGYDDTEKDNDEEYGETSVQDNVIVKLVNKIVIDAYQQGASDIHIEPYPGKKKTIVRIRKDGDLKNYYEIPAKMRSAVVARIKIMADLDISEKRKPQDGKIDFKKFSSLKIELRVATIPTAADLEDVVMRILASGEPVPLDKIGLSERNEATLKRMISKPYGLIFVCGPTGSGKTTTLHSVLGYLNTPDVKIWTAEDPVEITQRGLRQVEVKPKIGFNFAAAMRSFLRADPDIIMVGEMRDKETTSMGIEASLTGHLVLSTLHTNTAPETVTRLLDMGMDPFNFADALIGILAQRLAKRLCVKCKEAYEPTNEEIREMVAEYCYELVSPSAPEDERRAFHDGVLKEWREKYTQDGKFTLYRPKGCKTCDDTGYKGRLGIHELLYATSAIKKQILEHAQVSEMLGTALNEGLRTLKQDGIEKVLQGLTDLHTVRTVCIK; translated from the coding sequence ATGGACGCAGAGCCCGGCGTCGATCTGAAGAAGATCGAGACCACCGAGATGCTGGAGGAGGTGCTGCGCAACCACAAGGAAGCCCCGAAGCTGCGCCTGGGCGAAATCCTGGTGAAGGAGAAGCTGATCACCCAGCACAATCTGGACGAGGCGCTGGCGGCGCAGAAGAACTATCGCGCGCAGGGCAAGAACGTGCAGCTCGGCCAGGTGCTGATGGATCTCGGCATCATCAACATGAGCGAGATCATGCAGGCCCTGTCCGAGAAACTCGGCATCCCGTTCATCGACCTCGTCAATTTCAAGATCAACCCGGAGGCGATCAAGTACATCCCGGAGGAAATGGTGCGCCAGTACGGCATGGTGCCCATCCACAGCTTCAACAACAAGCTGGTGGTCGCGCTGGAAAATCCGATGGACCGCGAGGCGCTCGACGCCGCCCGCTTCCACTCGAATCTCTTCATCGAACCGGTGATGGCCTCGAAGTCCGCGGTCGAGAACACGATCACCACGCTGTATACCATGTCGAGCATCGACAGCGAGTCGCTGGACGATTACACAGTCGGCTATGACGACACGGAGAAGGACAACGACGAGGAGTACGGCGAGACCTCGGTGCAGGACAACGTCATCGTCAAGCTGGTCAACAAGATCGTCATCGATGCCTACCAGCAGGGCGCGTCCGACATCCATATCGAACCCTATCCGGGCAAGAAGAAGACCATCGTGCGCATCCGCAAGGACGGCGACCTGAAGAACTACTACGAGATCCCGGCCAAGATGCGCAGCGCGGTGGTGGCGCGCATCAAGATCATGGCCGATCTCGACATTTCGGAGAAGCGCAAGCCCCAGGACGGCAAGATCGACTTCAAGAAATTCAGTTCGCTGAAGATCGAGCTGCGCGTCGCCACCATCCCGACGGCGGCCGACCTGGAAGACGTGGTCATGCGCATCCTGGCAAGCGGCGAGCCGGTGCCGCTCGACAAGATCGGGCTGTCCGAGCGCAACGAGGCCACGCTGAAGCGCATGATCTCCAAGCCCTACGGCCTGATCTTCGTGTGCGGTCCGACGGGATCGGGTAAGACGACCACGCTGCACTCCGTGCTCGGCTACCTGAACACGCCGGACGTGAAGATCTGGACCGCGGAGGATCCGGTCGAAATCACCCAGCGCGGCCTGCGCCAGGTGGAGGTGAAACCGAAGATCGGCTTCAACTTCGCCGCCGCCATGCGCTCCTTCCTGCGCGCCGACCCGGACATCATTATGGTCGGTGAAATGCGCGACAAGGAGACCACCAGCATGGGCATCGAGGCCTCGCTCACCGGCCACCTCGTGCTGTCCACCCTGCATACCAACACGGCGCCCGAGACCGTCACGCGCCTGCTCGACATGGGCATGGATCCCTTCAACTTCGCCGACGCCCTGATCGGCATCCTGGCCCAGCGCCTGGCCAAGCGGCTGTGCGTCAAGTGCAAGGAGGCCTACGAGCCCACGAACGAGGAAATCAGGGAGATGGTCGCCGAGTACTGCTATGAGCTGGTCTCGCCGTCAGCCCCCGAGGACGAACGGCGGGCCTTTCATGACGGCGTGCTGAAGGAATGGCGGGAAAAATACACCCAGGACGGGAAATTCACGCTCTACCGTCCCAAGGGCTGCAAGACCTGCGACGATACCGGCTACAAGGGCCGTCTGGGTATCCACGAACTGCTGTACGCGACCAGCGCGATCAAGAAGCAGATCCTCGAACACGCGCAGGTGTCCGAAATGCTGGGCACGGCGCTGAATGAAGGCCTGCGCACGCTGAAGCAGGACGGCATCGAGAAGGTGCTGCAGGGACTGACCGACCTGCATACCGTCCGCACCGTCTGCATCAAATAG
- a CDS encoding acylphosphatase, which yields MTQTIRVPCIRCLVSGRVQGVYYRASTRREAELLGLTGWVRNLPDGRVELVAMGEERALRRLQDWLWQGPPNAQVTEVRCERAEHTPLPRFEVR from the coding sequence ATGACGCAGACGATTCGGGTCCCCTGTATCCGTTGCCTGGTGTCCGGCCGCGTACAGGGCGTGTATTACCGCGCCTCCACCCGGCGCGAGGCCGAGCTGCTGGGACTGACCGGCTGGGTGCGCAACCTGCCCGACGGCCGGGTCGAACTGGTGGCGATGGGCGAGGAACGCGCCCTGCGTCGATTGCAGGACTGGCTGTGGCAGGGCCCGCCGAACGCGCAGGTCACCGAGGTGCGCTGCGAGCGCGCGGAACACACGCCGCTGCCGCGCTTCGAGGTGCGTTAA